One genomic window of Stigmatopora nigra isolate UIUO_SnigA chromosome 13, RoL_Snig_1.1, whole genome shotgun sequence includes the following:
- the iars2 gene encoding isoleucine--tRNA ligase, mitochondrial isoform X2 yields MLLCGVSTVNRALTRWGRKCDRGGELLRRSFLCSTSRWHAVSGGEGNGSSRPSSSSSPSPGPSPSPSSSPSPQSAEPVSAQGLYRDTVLLPRTEFPMKLTGQKLLDREVEIQEQSGFPTLYSWQSERKGKKFCLHDGPPYANGDPHVGHALNKILKDIHNRFEMLRGRQVHYVPGWDCHGLPIELKALGQLGTADLDPLQIRKKARQFAKGAADRQKAAFQRWGVMADWEKCYYTYDGAYEAAQLKVFQEMHGKGLIYQDYKPVFWSPSSRTALAEAELEYNPEHLSKTIYATFPLVTLPPKMASIETQDNVSVLVWTTQPWTIPANQAICYMPNAQYSVTRRKDNSQLLLMATERTANMAAVLGTELESLATLTGSELEGGVCGHPTVAGKRVALLPANHVTMAKGTGLVHTAPAHGMEDYGVASHFKLPVECMVDEDGKFTELAGPELHNLAVFREGTEKVICMLKECGALLKEEDLLHSYPYDWRTKQPVLIRPSKQWFIDTGALRAKAKDALQKVRVVPESARGGLLSMLDRRTYWCISRQRSWGVPIPVFYHRESGQPLVNKHTVGHVAALFKEKGSDCWWELPMDALLPTHVLKKSKAGAVSDYVRGEDVLDIWFDSGTSWAAVLQEADVKADVYVEGKDQIGGWFQSSLLTSVAVGNKAPYKSLVVHGFAVSEKGEKMSKSVGNVVDPDTVINGAKDGSTPAYGADALRWWVAESNIFSEVQIGASALDSARDNINKLRNTLRFLLGNLGGFDPRTLAVDPKEMFYVDQYMLHLLREYSMKVTDAYDTFDAGRVVRLLQSFITRELSGFYFSIIKDRLYCDPEDSPGRRSCQTVLEEILDGVTRSVAPILPHLAEEAYAHSPGRREKETLFRSGWLQCSSVWRRPGLEEAVEGACAIRDSFLSSIPGKNAAQYDLTVAIEPGLLFELMESLQEDPSSTSSQLVELMMSARVDLTGAVPRDLSPDAVVSRGTFLINLEGGVIREETRYTVAAAPTTGRRCPRCRRYTAAAADCPCPRCQTLVAKAR; encoded by the exons ATGCTGCTGTGCGGTGTTTCGACCGTAAACCGAGCGCTAACGAGATGGGGAAGGAAATGTGACCGAGGAGGGGAGCTCCTCCGGCGGTCTTTTTTGTGTAGCACTAGCCGATGGCATGCCGTTTCCGGGGGCGAGGGCAATGGCAGCTCCCGGCCCAGCTCTAGCTCCAGTCCCAGTCCTGGTCCCAGTCCTAGTCCCAGTTCCAGTCCTAGCCCCCAGTCCGCAGAGCCGGTCTCTGCTCAGGGACTGTACCGGGACACCGTGCTACTTCCCCGGACCGAGTTTCCCATGAAGCTAACGGGACAGAAACTACTCGACAGGGAGGTGGAGATACAAGAG caGAGTGGCTTTCCCACTCTGTACAGCTGGCAGAGCGAGCGCAAGGGCAAGAAGTTTTGTCTTCACGACGGACCCCCGTACGCTAATGGCGACCCGCACGTGGGACACGCTCTCAACAAG ATCCTAAAAGACATCCACAACCGTTTCGAGATGCTCCGAGGCCGACAGGTCCACTACGTCCCGGGCTGGGACTGCCACGGTCTTCCCATCGAGCTTAAAGCTCTGGGCCAACTGGGCACGGCGGATCTGGATCCCCTGCAGATCAGAAAGAAAG CTCGCCAATTTGCCAAGGGGGCCGCGGATCGCCAGAAAGCCGCTTTCCAACGCTGGGGGGTGATGGCCGACTGGGAGAAGTGCTACTACACTTATGACGGCGCCTACGAGGCGGCTCAGCTCAAAGTCTTCCAGGAGATGCACGGCAAG GGGCTCATCTATCAAGATTACAAGCCGGTTTTTTGGTCTCCTTCATCGAG AACCGCTTTAGCAGAGGCCGAATTGGAGTACAACCCCGAGCATCTCAGCAAGACCATCTACGCCACATTCCCACTCGTCACGCTGCCTCCCAAGATGGCGTCGATTGAAA CTCAGGATAATGTTTCTGTGTTGGTGTGGACCACGCAGCCTTGGACTATCCCTGCTAACCAGGCTATCTGCTACATGCCAAATGCCCA ATACTCTGTGACCAGAAGGAAAGACAACTCTCAACTGCTCTTGATGGCCACCGAGCGCACCGCCAATATGGCCGCCGTGTTGGGAACAGAACTGGAGAGCCTGGCCACTTTGACCG GCTCGGAACTGGAGGGCGGCGTGTGCGGGCATCCCACCGTCGCCGGCAAGCGAGTGGCGCTCTTGCCCGCCAATCACGTGACCATGGCCAAAGGAACGGGATTGGTCCACACGGCCCCGGCTCACGGCATGGAGGATTACGGCGTGGCCTCTCACTTTAAACTCCCCGTG GAGTGCATGGTGGACGAGGACGGAAAGTTCACGGAGCTGGCGGGCCCGGAATTGCACAATCTAGCCGTCTTTAGAGAAGGCACCGAAAAAG TCATCTGCATGCTGAAGGAGTGCGGTGCTTTGCTCAAGGAGGAGGACCTGCTCCACAGTTACCCCTACGACTGGAGGACCAAGCAACCCGTTCTCATCCGACCCAGCAAACAGTGGTTTATCGACACGGGCGCCCTGAGGGCCAAAGCTAAA gaCGCCCTGCAGAAGGTCCGCGTCGTGCCCGAGTCGGCCCGCGGCGGCCTGCTGAGCATGCTGGACCGCCGCACTTACTGGTGCATCTCGCGCCAGCGCAGCTGGGGGGTGCCCATCCCCGTCTTCTACCACCGAGAGAGCGGCCAGCCGCTGGTCAACAA GCACACGGTGGGCCACGTGGCCGCTCTGTTCAAGGAGAAGGGCAGTGACTGTTGGTGGGAGCTCCCCATGGACGCTTTGCTCCCGACCCATGTCCTCAAGAAG agTAAAGCAGGAGCAGTCAGCGACTACGTACGCGGAGAGGACGTGCTGGACATCTGGTTTGACAGCGGCACTTCGTGGGCGGCTGTTCTGCAAG AGGCCGACGTGAAGGCGGACGTCTACGTGGAAGGGAAGGACCAGATCGGAGGCTGGTTTCAGTCGTCGCTGCTCACCAGCGTGGCCGTGGGGAACAAGGCGCCTTACAA GTCACTGGTGGTCCACGGTTTTGCGGTCAGTGAGAAGGGCGAGAAGATGTCCAAGTCCGTTGGGAATGTGGTGGATCCGGACACGGTCATCAACGGCGCCAAG GACGGCAGCACGCCGGCCTACGGAGCGGACGCGTTGCGCTGGTGGGTGGCCGAGTCCAACATCTTCTCCGAGGTCCAGATCGGCGCTTCGGCCCTCGACTCGGCCCGGGACAACATCAACAAG CTCAGAAACACCTTGCGCTTCCTGCTGGGGAACCTGGGCGGCTTCGACCCGCGGACACTGGCCGTGGACCCCAAGGAGATGTTCTACGTGGACCAGTACATGCTGCACCTGCTGCGCGAGTACAGCATGAAG gtgaCGGACGCTTACGACACGTTTGACGCCGGTCGAGTGGTCCGCCTCCTCCAGTCGTTTATCACCCGAGAGCTCTCCGGCTTTTATTTCAGCATCATCAAGGACAG GTTGTACTGCGATCCCGAGGACTCGCCGGGTCGGAGATCGTGTCAGACGGTCTTGGAGGAGATCCTGGACGGGGTGACCAGATCCGTGGCCCCCATCCTGCCTCATCTGGCCGAAGAGGCGTACGCGCACTCGCCGGGTCGCCGCG AAAAGGAGACGCTCTTCAGGAGCGGCTGGCTCCAATGCAGCTCGGTGTGGCGGCGCCCGGGCCTGGAGGAGGCGGTGGAGGGGGCATGCGCCATCCGGGACTCCTTCTTGTCCTCCATCCCGGGCAAAAACGCCGCGCAGTACGACCTCACCGTGGCCATCGAGCCGGGCCTCCTCTTTGAGCTCATGGAG TCCCTTCAAGAGGATCCCTCGTCCACCTCCTCCCAGCTGGTGGAGCTGATGATGTCGGCTCGCGTGGACCTGACCGGCGCCGTGCCCCGCGACCTCTCCCCCGACGCCGTGGTCAGCCGGGGCACCTTCCTCATCAACCTAGAAG GTGGCGTCATCCGGGAGGAGACTCGCTACACCGTAGCGGCGGCGCCCACCACCGGCCGCCGATGCCCCCGTTGTCGCCGttacacggcggcggcggcggactgCCCGTGCCCGCGCTGTCAGACGCTGGTGGCCAAAGCCCGCTAA
- the iars2 gene encoding isoleucine--tRNA ligase, mitochondrial isoform X1 has product MLLCGVSTVNRALTRWGRKCDRGGELLRRSFLCSTSRWHAVSGGEGNGSSRPSSSSSPSPGPSPSPSSSPSPQSAEPVSAQGLYRDTVLLPRTEFPMKLTGQKLLDREVEIQEQSGFPTLYSWQSERKGKKFCLHDGPPYANGDPHVGHALNKILKDIHNRFEMLRGRQVHYVPGWDCHGLPIELKALGQLGTADLDPLQIRKKARQFAKGAADRQKAAFQRWGVMADWEKCYYTYDGAYEAAQLKVFQEMHGKGLIYQDYKPVFWSPSSRTALAEAELEYNPEHLSKTIYATFPLVTLPPKMASIETQDNVSVLVWTTQPWTIPANQAICYMPNAQYSVTRRKDNSQLLLMATERTANMAAVLGTELESLATLTGSELEGGVCGHPTVAGKRVALLPANHVTMAKGTGLVHTAPAHGMEDYGVASHFKLPVECMVDEDGKFTELAGPELHNLAVFREGTEKVICMLKECGALLKEEDLLHSYPYDWRTKQPVLIRPSKQWFIDTGALRAKAKDALQKVRVVPESARGGLLSMLDRRTYWCISRQRSWGVPIPVFYHRESGQPLVNKHTVGHVAALFKEKGSDCWWELPMDALLPTHVLKKSKAGAVSDYVRGEDVLDIWFDSGTSWAAVLQEEPEADSSGFESRLDWLPASWRIAPLAEADVKADVYVEGKDQIGGWFQSSLLTSVAVGNKAPYKSLVVHGFAVSEKGEKMSKSVGNVVDPDTVINGAKDGSTPAYGADALRWWVAESNIFSEVQIGASALDSARDNINKLRNTLRFLLGNLGGFDPRTLAVDPKEMFYVDQYMLHLLREYSMKVTDAYDTFDAGRVVRLLQSFITRELSGFYFSIIKDRLYCDPEDSPGRRSCQTVLEEILDGVTRSVAPILPHLAEEAYAHSPGRREKETLFRSGWLQCSSVWRRPGLEEAVEGACAIRDSFLSSIPGKNAAQYDLTVAIEPGLLFELMESLQEDPSSTSSQLVELMMSARVDLTGAVPRDLSPDAVVSRGTFLINLEGGVIREETRYTVAAAPTTGRRCPRCRRYTAAAADCPCPRCQTLVAKAR; this is encoded by the exons ATGCTGCTGTGCGGTGTTTCGACCGTAAACCGAGCGCTAACGAGATGGGGAAGGAAATGTGACCGAGGAGGGGAGCTCCTCCGGCGGTCTTTTTTGTGTAGCACTAGCCGATGGCATGCCGTTTCCGGGGGCGAGGGCAATGGCAGCTCCCGGCCCAGCTCTAGCTCCAGTCCCAGTCCTGGTCCCAGTCCTAGTCCCAGTTCCAGTCCTAGCCCCCAGTCCGCAGAGCCGGTCTCTGCTCAGGGACTGTACCGGGACACCGTGCTACTTCCCCGGACCGAGTTTCCCATGAAGCTAACGGGACAGAAACTACTCGACAGGGAGGTGGAGATACAAGAG caGAGTGGCTTTCCCACTCTGTACAGCTGGCAGAGCGAGCGCAAGGGCAAGAAGTTTTGTCTTCACGACGGACCCCCGTACGCTAATGGCGACCCGCACGTGGGACACGCTCTCAACAAG ATCCTAAAAGACATCCACAACCGTTTCGAGATGCTCCGAGGCCGACAGGTCCACTACGTCCCGGGCTGGGACTGCCACGGTCTTCCCATCGAGCTTAAAGCTCTGGGCCAACTGGGCACGGCGGATCTGGATCCCCTGCAGATCAGAAAGAAAG CTCGCCAATTTGCCAAGGGGGCCGCGGATCGCCAGAAAGCCGCTTTCCAACGCTGGGGGGTGATGGCCGACTGGGAGAAGTGCTACTACACTTATGACGGCGCCTACGAGGCGGCTCAGCTCAAAGTCTTCCAGGAGATGCACGGCAAG GGGCTCATCTATCAAGATTACAAGCCGGTTTTTTGGTCTCCTTCATCGAG AACCGCTTTAGCAGAGGCCGAATTGGAGTACAACCCCGAGCATCTCAGCAAGACCATCTACGCCACATTCCCACTCGTCACGCTGCCTCCCAAGATGGCGTCGATTGAAA CTCAGGATAATGTTTCTGTGTTGGTGTGGACCACGCAGCCTTGGACTATCCCTGCTAACCAGGCTATCTGCTACATGCCAAATGCCCA ATACTCTGTGACCAGAAGGAAAGACAACTCTCAACTGCTCTTGATGGCCACCGAGCGCACCGCCAATATGGCCGCCGTGTTGGGAACAGAACTGGAGAGCCTGGCCACTTTGACCG GCTCGGAACTGGAGGGCGGCGTGTGCGGGCATCCCACCGTCGCCGGCAAGCGAGTGGCGCTCTTGCCCGCCAATCACGTGACCATGGCCAAAGGAACGGGATTGGTCCACACGGCCCCGGCTCACGGCATGGAGGATTACGGCGTGGCCTCTCACTTTAAACTCCCCGTG GAGTGCATGGTGGACGAGGACGGAAAGTTCACGGAGCTGGCGGGCCCGGAATTGCACAATCTAGCCGTCTTTAGAGAAGGCACCGAAAAAG TCATCTGCATGCTGAAGGAGTGCGGTGCTTTGCTCAAGGAGGAGGACCTGCTCCACAGTTACCCCTACGACTGGAGGACCAAGCAACCCGTTCTCATCCGACCCAGCAAACAGTGGTTTATCGACACGGGCGCCCTGAGGGCCAAAGCTAAA gaCGCCCTGCAGAAGGTCCGCGTCGTGCCCGAGTCGGCCCGCGGCGGCCTGCTGAGCATGCTGGACCGCCGCACTTACTGGTGCATCTCGCGCCAGCGCAGCTGGGGGGTGCCCATCCCCGTCTTCTACCACCGAGAGAGCGGCCAGCCGCTGGTCAACAA GCACACGGTGGGCCACGTGGCCGCTCTGTTCAAGGAGAAGGGCAGTGACTGTTGGTGGGAGCTCCCCATGGACGCTTTGCTCCCGACCCATGTCCTCAAGAAG agTAAAGCAGGAGCAGTCAGCGACTACGTACGCGGAGAGGACGTGCTGGACATCTGGTTTGACAGCGGCACTTCGTGGGCGGCTGTTCTGCAAG AAGAGCCGGAGGCGGACTCCTCGGGGTTCGAGTCTCGCCTGGACTGGCTCCCGGCGTCGTGGCGCATAGCGCCGCTCGCAG AGGCCGACGTGAAGGCGGACGTCTACGTGGAAGGGAAGGACCAGATCGGAGGCTGGTTTCAGTCGTCGCTGCTCACCAGCGTGGCCGTGGGGAACAAGGCGCCTTACAA GTCACTGGTGGTCCACGGTTTTGCGGTCAGTGAGAAGGGCGAGAAGATGTCCAAGTCCGTTGGGAATGTGGTGGATCCGGACACGGTCATCAACGGCGCCAAG GACGGCAGCACGCCGGCCTACGGAGCGGACGCGTTGCGCTGGTGGGTGGCCGAGTCCAACATCTTCTCCGAGGTCCAGATCGGCGCTTCGGCCCTCGACTCGGCCCGGGACAACATCAACAAG CTCAGAAACACCTTGCGCTTCCTGCTGGGGAACCTGGGCGGCTTCGACCCGCGGACACTGGCCGTGGACCCCAAGGAGATGTTCTACGTGGACCAGTACATGCTGCACCTGCTGCGCGAGTACAGCATGAAG gtgaCGGACGCTTACGACACGTTTGACGCCGGTCGAGTGGTCCGCCTCCTCCAGTCGTTTATCACCCGAGAGCTCTCCGGCTTTTATTTCAGCATCATCAAGGACAG GTTGTACTGCGATCCCGAGGACTCGCCGGGTCGGAGATCGTGTCAGACGGTCTTGGAGGAGATCCTGGACGGGGTGACCAGATCCGTGGCCCCCATCCTGCCTCATCTGGCCGAAGAGGCGTACGCGCACTCGCCGGGTCGCCGCG AAAAGGAGACGCTCTTCAGGAGCGGCTGGCTCCAATGCAGCTCGGTGTGGCGGCGCCCGGGCCTGGAGGAGGCGGTGGAGGGGGCATGCGCCATCCGGGACTCCTTCTTGTCCTCCATCCCGGGCAAAAACGCCGCGCAGTACGACCTCACCGTGGCCATCGAGCCGGGCCTCCTCTTTGAGCTCATGGAG TCCCTTCAAGAGGATCCCTCGTCCACCTCCTCCCAGCTGGTGGAGCTGATGATGTCGGCTCGCGTGGACCTGACCGGCGCCGTGCCCCGCGACCTCTCCCCCGACGCCGTGGTCAGCCGGGGCACCTTCCTCATCAACCTAGAAG GTGGCGTCATCCGGGAGGAGACTCGCTACACCGTAGCGGCGGCGCCCACCACCGGCCGCCGATGCCCCCGTTGTCGCCGttacacggcggcggcggcggactgCCCGTGCCCGCGCTGTCAGACGCTGGTGGCCAAAGCCCGCTAA